In Ovis canadensis isolate MfBH-ARS-UI-01 breed Bighorn chromosome 11, ARS-UI_OviCan_v2, whole genome shotgun sequence, one genomic interval encodes:
- the INCA1 gene encoding protein INCA1 isoform X1: MRRLNPASQPSPVMQVQEDADNLIPFAKCSRVVSRSPPPSLPSQSLGLMPQRYGDTFWENLSQSPSPTWMEQQYTPPLLRATGCSQPGQYGPEGLPPPEVLCRRKRRRPHSGGMQQGSGGIPARVRAVTHHLEDLRRRQRIINELKKAQWGSSGAASGPLLVDSDGCGFPSTTEHPDREEERADYPQENHFLISGRAQLLWSPWSPLGQEGSCLSRQLGSMGSFSAVTATRNPFYHPWLVELQSEE; this comes from the exons ATGAGGAGACTCAATCCAGCCTCCCAACCCAGTCCAGTCATGCAAGTACAGGAAGATGCAGACAACCTTATCCCTTTTGCCAA GTGTTCTAGGGTGGTCAGCCGATCTCCACCCCCCTCCTTGCCTTCCCAGAGCCTTGGACTGATGCCCCAGCGCTATGGAGACACCTTCTGGGAGAATCTTAGTCAAAGTCCCAG CCCCACCTGGATGGAGCAACAGTACACCCCACCCTTGCTG AGAGCCACTGGTTGCTCCCAGCCTGGCCAGTATGGCCCTGAGGGACTCCCACCTCCTGAGGTGCTCtgcagaagaaagaggaggaggccaCATTCGGGAGGAATGCAGCAGGGATCTGGGGGCATCCCAGCCCGGGTAAGGGCTGTCACTCATCACTTGGAGGATCTAAGGAGGCGACAGAGAATCATCAATGA ACTGAAGAAGGCCCAGTGGGGCAGCTCTGGGGCAGCGTCTGGGCCTCTGCTGGTTGACAGTGATGGCTGTGGCTTCCCTAGCACCACTGAACACCCTGATCGGGAAGAGGAGAGGGCAGACTATCCACAGGAGAACCACTTCCTCATTTCTGGCAGGGCCCAG ctgctttGGTCTCCCTGGAGTCCCCTGGGCCAAGAGGGGTCTTGTCTTTCCAGGCAGCTGGGCTCTATGGGCTCCTTCAGCGCTGTCACAGCCACTAGGAACCCCTTTTACCATCCCTGGTTGGTGGAACTGCAGTCTGAAGAGTAG
- the INCA1 gene encoding protein INCA1 isoform X2 — MPQRYGDTFWENLSQSPSPTWMEQQYTPPLLRATGCSQPGQYGPEGLPPPEVLCRRKRRRPHSGGMQQGSGGIPARVRAVTHHLEDLRRRQRIINELKKAQWGSSGAASGPLLVDSDGCGFPSTTEHPDREEERADYPQENHFLISGRAQLLWSPWSPLGQEGSCLSRQLGSMGSFSAVTATRNPFYHPWLVELQSEE; from the exons ATGCCCCAGCGCTATGGAGACACCTTCTGGGAGAATCTTAGTCAAAGTCCCAG CCCCACCTGGATGGAGCAACAGTACACCCCACCCTTGCTG AGAGCCACTGGTTGCTCCCAGCCTGGCCAGTATGGCCCTGAGGGACTCCCACCTCCTGAGGTGCTCtgcagaagaaagaggaggaggccaCATTCGGGAGGAATGCAGCAGGGATCTGGGGGCATCCCAGCCCGGGTAAGGGCTGTCACTCATCACTTGGAGGATCTAAGGAGGCGACAGAGAATCATCAATGA ACTGAAGAAGGCCCAGTGGGGCAGCTCTGGGGCAGCGTCTGGGCCTCTGCTGGTTGACAGTGATGGCTGTGGCTTCCCTAGCACCACTGAACACCCTGATCGGGAAGAGGAGAGGGCAGACTATCCACAGGAGAACCACTTCCTCATTTCTGGCAGGGCCCAG ctgctttGGTCTCCCTGGAGTCCCCTGGGCCAAGAGGGGTCTTGTCTTTCCAGGCAGCTGGGCTCTATGGGCTCCTTCAGCGCTGTCACAGCCACTAGGAACCCCTTTTACCATCCCTGGTTGGTGGAACTGCAGTCTGAAGAGTAG